A window of the Streptomyces formicae genome harbors these coding sequences:
- a CDS encoding ATP-binding protein, which produces MCEAPATAAEATAKPASWRLALPHTSAAVPLARALIRTALADLHAVADCDTAELLTAELVANAVEHTAGDAPIHLVVEVLETGCQVEVHDHDPAPPGDLSAPLPGPAPEPWQEHGRGLLLIRALSSDCGHRPTEHGKAVWFTLPGAAAPAPAPSPAPGVPAQRASHDRP; this is translated from the coding sequence TTGTGTGAAGCCCCCGCCACCGCCGCCGAGGCGACCGCGAAACCTGCCTCCTGGCGACTGGCACTGCCGCACACGTCGGCCGCCGTGCCGCTCGCGCGTGCCCTGATACGTACCGCCCTCGCGGACCTCCACGCCGTGGCCGACTGCGACACGGCGGAGCTCCTCACCGCGGAACTCGTCGCCAACGCGGTGGAGCACACCGCGGGCGACGCACCGATCCACCTGGTCGTGGAGGTGCTGGAGACCGGCTGCCAGGTCGAGGTGCACGATCACGACCCGGCGCCGCCGGGCGATCTGTCCGCGCCGCTGCCGGGACCCGCGCCCGAACCCTGGCAGGAGCACGGGCGCGGACTGCTCCTCATCCGGGCCCTGAGCTCGGACTGCGGCCACCGCCCCACCGAGCACGGCAAGGCGGTGTGGTTCACGCTTCCTGGAGCTGCCGCTCCCGCTCCGGCTCCGTCCCCGGCTCCGGGTGTGCCGGCGCAGCGGGCGTCTCACGACCGGCCGTGA
- a CDS encoding enoyl-CoA hydratase family protein: MSPFPSSAARTGEWRHLRLTTHDGVATVTLDRPDKLNALTFGAYADLRDLLAELSRERSVRALVLGGEGRGFCSGGDVDEIIGATLAMDTAQLLDFNRMTGQVVRALRECPFPVVAAVHGVAAGAGAVLALAADFRVADPSARFSFLFTKVGLSGGDMGAAYLLPRVVGLGHATRLLMLGEPVRAVEAERIGLISELTADGEADKAAAALARRLADGPSLALAQTKALLTAELDMPLAAAVEMDAATQALLMNGEDYAEFHAAFTEKRAPNWRGR; encoded by the coding sequence ATGAGCCCCTTTCCCAGCTCCGCAGCGCGCACAGGCGAGTGGCGCCATCTGCGCCTGACCACACACGACGGCGTCGCCACGGTCACGCTCGACCGTCCCGACAAGCTGAACGCGCTCACCTTCGGCGCCTACGCCGACCTGCGCGACCTCCTCGCCGAGCTCTCCCGCGAGCGCTCCGTGCGCGCCCTGGTCCTCGGCGGCGAGGGCCGCGGCTTCTGCTCCGGCGGCGACGTCGACGAGATCATCGGCGCGACCCTCGCCATGGACACCGCCCAGCTCCTCGACTTCAACCGGATGACCGGGCAGGTCGTGCGGGCCCTGCGGGAATGCCCCTTCCCGGTGGTCGCCGCGGTGCACGGCGTCGCGGCCGGCGCGGGCGCGGTCCTCGCGCTCGCCGCGGACTTCCGGGTCGCGGACCCGAGCGCCCGCTTCTCCTTCCTCTTCACCAAGGTCGGACTCTCCGGCGGCGACATGGGCGCGGCGTATCTGCTGCCGCGCGTCGTCGGGCTCGGCCACGCGACCCGGCTGCTCATGCTCGGCGAACCCGTCCGCGCCGTCGAGGCCGAGCGGATCGGCCTGATCAGCGAGCTCACCGCGGACGGCGAGGCGGACAAGGCCGCCGCCGCCCTCGCCCGCCGCCTTGCCGACGGCCCCTCCCTCGCCCTCGCCCAGACCAAGGCCCTGCTCACGGCCGAGCTCGACATGCCGCTGGCCGCGGCGGTCGAGATGGACGCGGCGACACAGGCGCTGCTGATGAACGGCGAGGACTACGCGGAGTTCCACGCGGCCTTCACGGAGAAGCGCGCGCCGAACTGGCGGGGGCGGTGA
- a CDS encoding bifunctional salicylyl-CoA 5-hydroxylase/oxidoreductase produces the protein MANPARQASDASPPALRVAVIGGGPGGLYAAALLKRLDPRREVTVWERNAPDDTFGFGVVLSDETLGGIEHADPAVHRALQDEFVRWDDIDIVHRGHTLTSGGHGFAALGRRRLLEILHERCASLGVRLRFRTEAPPAAELAGSYDLVVAADGVHSLTRAAHADVFAPRITTHRCRYIWLAADFAFDAFRFEIAETEHGVMQLHGYPFAPRASTVIVEMRKEVWRAAGLDECDEQQSAERCAKIFADALGGRPLRGNASAWTAFRTVVNARWSHGNTVLLGDAAHTAHFSIGSGTKLAVEDALALAACIEEQPTLADALTAYEAERRPVVESTQRAAAASLRWFEELGTYLDQPPRQFAFNLLTRSRRVTHDNLRLRDPGFAESVERDFGCPPGTPPMFTPFRLRGLTLRNRVVVSPMDMYVAEDGTPGDFHLVHLGARALGGAGLVMTEMVCVSAEGRITPGCTGLWTEDQADAWSRVTEFVHRRAPGTAIGVQLGHSGRKGSTRLMWEGIDQPLPEGNWPLAAASPLPYRPGVNQVPHQLDRAGLDRIRDQFTAAAARAARSGFDLLELHCAHGYLLSGFLSPLTNHRTDGYGGSLAARLRYPLEVFDAVREVWPDDRPMTVRISATDWAPGGTTAQDAVEIARAFAAHGADAIDVSTGQVVPDERPEYGRSYQTPYADRIRNALRVPVIAVGAISSWDDVNSLLLAGRADLCALARPHLYDPHWTLHAAAEQDYTGPAAPWPPPYRAGSRTPPTGRTDAPRPRLTLPSS, from the coding sequence GTGGCCAATCCAGCCCGTCAGGCGAGCGACGCGAGCCCACCGGCGCTCCGCGTCGCCGTCATCGGCGGCGGACCCGGAGGGCTGTACGCCGCCGCGCTGCTGAAGCGGCTCGACCCCCGCCGCGAGGTCACCGTGTGGGAGCGGAACGCTCCCGACGACACCTTCGGCTTCGGTGTCGTCCTCTCCGACGAGACCCTCGGCGGCATCGAGCACGCCGACCCGGCCGTCCACCGCGCCCTCCAGGACGAGTTCGTCCGCTGGGACGACATCGACATCGTCCACCGCGGCCACACCCTCACCTCCGGCGGCCACGGCTTCGCCGCGCTCGGCCGCCGCAGACTCCTGGAGATCCTCCACGAACGCTGCGCGTCCCTCGGCGTACGGCTCCGGTTCCGCACCGAGGCCCCGCCCGCCGCCGAGCTCGCGGGCTCGTACGACCTCGTCGTCGCCGCCGACGGCGTGCACAGCCTCACCCGCGCCGCGCACGCCGATGTCTTCGCGCCCCGCATCACCACCCACCGCTGCCGCTACATCTGGCTCGCCGCCGACTTTGCCTTCGACGCTTTCCGCTTCGAGATCGCCGAGACCGAGCACGGCGTGATGCAGCTCCACGGCTACCCCTTCGCGCCCCGCGCCAGCACCGTCATCGTCGAGATGCGCAAAGAGGTCTGGCGCGCCGCCGGTCTCGACGAGTGCGACGAGCAGCAGTCCGCCGAACGCTGCGCCAAGATCTTCGCCGACGCCCTCGGCGGCCGCCCCCTGCGCGGCAACGCCTCCGCCTGGACCGCCTTCCGTACCGTCGTCAACGCCCGCTGGTCCCACGGCAACACCGTCCTCCTCGGCGACGCCGCGCACACCGCGCACTTCTCCATCGGCTCCGGCACCAAGCTCGCCGTCGAGGACGCGCTCGCCCTCGCCGCCTGCATCGAGGAACAGCCCACCCTCGCCGACGCGCTCACGGCCTACGAGGCCGAGCGCCGGCCCGTCGTCGAGTCCACCCAGCGCGCGGCCGCGGCCAGCCTGCGCTGGTTCGAGGAACTCGGCACGTATCTCGACCAGCCGCCACGGCAGTTCGCGTTCAACCTGCTCACCCGCAGCCGACGCGTCACCCACGACAATCTGCGGCTGCGCGACCCCGGATTCGCCGAGTCCGTCGAGCGGGACTTCGGCTGCCCGCCCGGCACCCCGCCGATGTTCACCCCCTTCCGGCTGCGCGGACTGACCCTGCGCAACCGCGTCGTCGTCTCACCCATGGACATGTACGTCGCCGAGGACGGGACACCCGGCGACTTCCACCTCGTCCACCTCGGCGCCAGGGCCCTCGGCGGTGCCGGACTCGTCATGACCGAGATGGTCTGCGTCAGCGCCGAGGGCCGCATCACGCCCGGGTGCACCGGCCTCTGGACCGAGGATCAGGCCGATGCCTGGAGCCGTGTCACGGAATTCGTCCACCGCCGGGCACCCGGCACCGCCATCGGCGTCCAGCTCGGCCACTCCGGCCGCAAGGGCTCCACCCGGCTGATGTGGGAGGGCATCGACCAGCCCCTGCCGGAGGGCAACTGGCCGCTCGCTGCCGCCTCGCCGCTCCCGTACCGGCCGGGCGTCAACCAGGTGCCGCACCAGCTCGACCGGGCCGGACTCGACCGGATCCGCGACCAGTTCACCGCGGCCGCCGCCCGTGCCGCCCGCAGCGGCTTCGACCTGCTCGAACTGCACTGCGCCCACGGCTATCTGCTCTCCGGCTTCCTCTCACCGCTCACCAACCACCGCACCGACGGATACGGCGGCTCGCTCGCCGCCCGGCTGCGCTATCCGCTCGAAGTCTTCGACGCCGTCCGGGAGGTGTGGCCCGACGACCGGCCCATGACCGTCCGGATCTCCGCCACCGACTGGGCACCGGGCGGCACCACCGCGCAGGACGCCGTGGAGATCGCCCGCGCCTTCGCCGCACACGGCGCCGACGCCATCGACGTCTCCACCGGCCAGGTCGTCCCCGACGAGCGCCCCGAGTACGGCCGCTCCTACCAGACCCCGTACGCCGACCGGATCCGCAACGCCCTCCGCGTCCCCGTCATCGCCGTCGGCGCGATCTCCTCCTGGGACGACGTCAACTCCCTGCTCCTCGCCGGACGCGCCGACCTCTGCGCCCTGGCCCGCCCCCATCTCTACGACCCCCACTGGACCCTGCACGCCGCCGCCGAGCAGGACTACACGGGCCCGGCCGCCCCCTGGCCCCCGCCGTACCGCGCAGGCAGCCGCACGCCCCCGACGGGCCGCACGGACGCGCCCAGACCACGCCTCACGCTGCCGTCCTCGTGA
- a CDS encoding PaaX family transcriptional regulator C-terminal domain-containing protein produces the protein MAEQHTPRSLIVTLYGAYGRETAGPLAVAELIRLLAAVGVDAPSVRSSVSRLKRRGLLVPERTEHGAAGYTLSADARQLLDDGDRRIYGHDPAKLSDGWVLAVFSVPEAERHKRHLLRSRLGRLGFGTAAPGVWIAPARFHEETRHTLRRLQLDPYVDLFRGEHLGFAPTAEAAARWWDLAAIAKQHEEFLDVHGPVLRSWEARTGTPPEDAYRDYLLALDSWRRLPYADPGLPEELLPGGWPGARAAAVFTGLHARLRDAGAEFTRTAA, from the coding sequence GTGGCCGAGCAGCACACCCCCCGTTCCCTGATCGTCACCCTGTACGGCGCGTACGGACGCGAGACGGCGGGGCCTCTCGCGGTGGCGGAGCTGATCCGGCTGCTGGCGGCGGTGGGCGTGGACGCGCCGTCGGTGCGCTCGTCGGTCTCGCGGCTCAAGCGGCGAGGGCTGCTCGTGCCCGAGCGCACGGAGCACGGCGCGGCCGGATACACGCTCTCCGCCGACGCCAGGCAGCTGCTCGACGACGGCGACCGGCGGATCTACGGGCATGACCCGGCGAAGCTGTCGGACGGCTGGGTCCTCGCGGTCTTCTCGGTCCCGGAGGCCGAACGCCACAAGCGCCATCTGCTGCGCTCCCGGCTGGGCCGTCTCGGCTTCGGCACGGCGGCTCCCGGCGTGTGGATCGCGCCCGCCCGGTTCCACGAGGAGACGCGGCACACGCTGCGCCGGCTCCAGCTCGATCCGTACGTCGATCTGTTCCGCGGCGAGCACCTGGGCTTCGCCCCGACGGCGGAGGCGGCCGCCCGCTGGTGGGACCTGGCGGCGATCGCCAAGCAGCACGAGGAGTTCCTCGACGTGCACGGCCCGGTGCTGCGGTCCTGGGAGGCCCGCACCGGCACCCCTCCCGAGGACGCCTACCGGGACTACCTGCTGGCGCTCGACTCCTGGCGCCGCCTCCCGTACGCCGACCCGGGCCTCCCGGAGGAACTGCTCCCCGGCGGCTGGCCGGGCGCCCGCGCAGCGGCGGTCTTCACGGGGCTGCACGCGCGACTGCGGGACGCGGGGGCGGAGTTCACGAGGACGGCAGCGTGA
- a CDS encoding IS630 family transposase → MLQSWVRRRSSAQSLALRSRIVLECAEGHAIAEVARRLRITTDTVRTWRRRFLERRLDGLCDEPRPGVPRKITDADVERVIVKTLEETPKNATHWSTRSMAASTGMSQSAISRIWRAFGLQPHRAETFKLSKDPLFVDKVRDVVGLYLDPPERALVLCVDEKSQIQALDRSQPVLPMMPGVPERRSHDYVRAGTTTLFAALDTATGKVIGSLHRRHRATEFKKFLIKLDREVPRELDVHLILDNYVTHKVPAVKKWLAAHPRFHLHFTPTGSSWLNLVERWFAELTTKKLRRGVHRSVQALERDIRTWLADWNTNSRPFTWTKTADEILDKVATYCRRISDSGH, encoded by the coding sequence ATGTTGCAGTCGTGGGTGCGTCGTCGTTCGAGTGCCCAGTCGTTGGCGTTGCGTTCGCGGATCGTGTTGGAGTGTGCCGAAGGGCATGCGATCGCGGAGGTCGCCCGGCGGTTACGGATCACCACGGACACGGTCCGCACCTGGCGGCGGCGCTTCCTCGAGCGCCGACTGGACGGCTTGTGCGACGAACCGCGACCCGGTGTGCCACGCAAGATCACCGACGCAGATGTCGAGCGGGTGATCGTCAAGACACTCGAGGAGACACCGAAGAATGCCACTCACTGGTCGACCCGGTCCATGGCCGCGTCCACCGGTATGTCGCAGTCGGCGATCTCCCGGATCTGGCGGGCATTCGGACTCCAGCCGCACCGGGCCGAGACGTTCAAGCTGTCCAAGGACCCGCTGTTCGTGGACAAGGTCCGCGACGTGGTGGGGCTGTATCTCGATCCGCCGGAGCGGGCACTGGTCCTGTGCGTGGACGAGAAGTCCCAGATCCAGGCCCTGGACCGCTCCCAGCCGGTTCTGCCGATGATGCCCGGGGTGCCCGAGCGCCGCAGCCACGACTACGTGCGTGCGGGCACCACCACACTCTTCGCCGCCCTGGACACGGCAACGGGTAAGGTCATCGGCTCACTGCACCGTCGGCACCGGGCAACGGAGTTCAAGAAGTTCCTGATCAAGCTCGACCGCGAGGTGCCCCGCGAGCTTGACGTGCACCTGATCCTGGACAACTACGTCACCCACAAGGTGCCGGCCGTCAAGAAGTGGCTGGCCGCCCATCCACGCTTCCACCTGCACTTCACACCGACCGGATCCTCGTGGCTGAACCTGGTGGAGCGGTGGTTCGCCGAACTCACCACCAAGAAACTCCGCCGAGGTGTCCACCGCTCCGTCCAGGCTCTCGAACGCGACATCCGCACCTGGCTCGCCGACTGGAACACCAACTCACGGCCCTTCACCTGGACCAAAACAGCCGACGAAATCCTCGACAAAGTCGCAACATACTGCCGACGAATCTCCGACTCAGGACACTAG
- a CDS encoding AMP-binding protein: MELTPSAHRDTFPRDHLPPAEQWPRLLLDLPELHYPERLNCGAELLDATIERYGADRTAFRDGTTGAVWTYGELRGHVDRIAHVLTGELGVVPGNRVLLRGPTTPWLAACWLAVMKAGAVAVTVLAQQRARELAVMCEMARVTHALCDIRSVDDLVKAEVPGLRITAYGGDAPDDLLHLAAGRPAPYRAVETAADDVALIAFTSGTTGRPKGCMHFHRDVLAVADTFSARVLRPEPDDVFAGSPPLGFTFGLGGLVIFPLRAGASALLLEQAGPGQLLPAIAKHRVSVLFTAPTAYRLMLDDLASRHDVSSLRRCVSAGENLPAATWRAWHERTGLRIINGIGATELLHIFISAADGDIRPGTTGVPVPGWEARVVDGASGLPVPDGEPGLLAVRGPVGCRYLADPRQREYVRDGWNVTGDTYVREPDGWFRYVARADDMIISAGYNIAGPEVEDALLGHPDVVEAAVVGRPDELRGRIVAAYVVLRDGVARDESTAAALRDFVKTRLVPYKTPRSVVFLDALPRTATGKLQRFRLRDPNGGP, encoded by the coding sequence ATGGAGCTGACACCCTCGGCCCACCGCGACACCTTTCCGCGCGATCATCTGCCGCCCGCGGAGCAATGGCCGCGGCTGCTCCTCGACCTGCCCGAGCTGCACTATCCGGAGCGGCTCAACTGCGGGGCGGAGCTGCTCGACGCGACGATCGAGCGGTACGGGGCCGACCGGACCGCGTTCCGCGACGGGACCACCGGTGCCGTCTGGACCTACGGCGAGCTGCGCGGACACGTCGACCGGATCGCCCATGTGCTGACGGGCGAGCTGGGCGTGGTGCCCGGCAACCGGGTGCTGCTGCGTGGACCGACCACACCGTGGCTGGCCGCCTGCTGGCTCGCGGTGATGAAGGCGGGGGCGGTCGCCGTGACCGTGCTCGCGCAGCAGCGGGCCCGGGAACTCGCCGTCATGTGCGAGATGGCGCGCGTCACGCACGCCCTCTGCGACATCCGCTCGGTCGACGACCTGGTGAAGGCCGAGGTGCCGGGGCTGCGGATCACCGCGTACGGCGGGGACGCGCCGGACGACCTGCTCCATCTGGCGGCCGGGCGGCCGGCGCCGTACCGGGCGGTGGAGACGGCGGCGGACGATGTCGCGCTCATCGCGTTCACGAGCGGGACGACGGGGCGGCCGAAAGGGTGCATGCACTTCCACCGCGATGTGCTGGCCGTGGCCGACACCTTCTCCGCGCGGGTCCTGCGGCCGGAGCCGGACGACGTCTTCGCGGGCAGCCCACCGCTCGGCTTCACCTTCGGCCTCGGCGGCCTGGTGATCTTCCCGCTGCGGGCGGGCGCGTCGGCGCTGCTCCTGGAGCAGGCGGGGCCCGGGCAGTTGCTGCCCGCGATCGCGAAGCACCGGGTGTCGGTCCTGTTCACTGCGCCGACCGCGTACCGGCTGATGCTCGACGACCTCGCCTCCCGGCACGACGTGTCCTCGCTGCGCCGCTGTGTGTCGGCCGGGGAGAACCTGCCGGCCGCGACCTGGCGGGCCTGGCACGAGCGGACCGGGCTGCGCATCATCAACGGCATCGGGGCGACGGAGCTGCTGCACATCTTCATCTCGGCGGCGGACGGGGACATCCGGCCCGGCACCACCGGAGTGCCGGTGCCCGGCTGGGAGGCGCGGGTCGTGGACGGCGCCAGCGGGCTGCCGGTGCCGGACGGCGAGCCGGGGCTGCTCGCGGTGCGCGGCCCGGTGGGCTGCCGCTATCTGGCGGACCCGCGCCAGCGCGAGTACGTCCGCGACGGCTGGAACGTCACGGGCGACACCTACGTCCGCGAACCGGACGGGTGGTTCCGCTATGTGGCCCGCGCCGACGACATGATCATCTCGGCCGGCTACAACATCGCCGGGCCCGAAGTCGAGGACGCCCTGCTCGGCCACCCTGACGTGGTGGAGGCGGCGGTCGTCGGGCGCCCGGACGAGCTGCGCGGCCGGATCGTGGCGGCGTACGTCGTGCTCCGCGACGGCGTGGCCCGCGACGAGTCGACCGCCGCGGCGCTGCGGGACTTCGTGAAGACCCGCCTGGTGCCGTACAAGACCCCGCGGTCGGTCGTCTTCCTCGACGCACTGCCCCGCACGGCCACGGGCAAGCTGCAGCGCTTCCGGCTGAGGGACCCGAACGGAGGCCCCTAG
- a CDS encoding acyl-CoA dehydrogenase family protein yields the protein MPVFSLDPAQTAWCAELRTLAAERLRPVAEKGEPGRVNRPLLAALGELGLLKRLFAEDGGALDLCLLRESLAYGCTEAETALALQGLGTYPIVQAGTRAQRERWLPEVIAGRAVAAFALSEPEAGSDAAALTLDAAPERDGWRLSGEKRWISNAPEADFLTVFARTGEAPGSRGVTAFVVPADRPGLSGSALEMLSPHPIGALSFDGVPVTRDDVVGEAGGGFRVAMNTLNLFRPSVGALAVGMAQAALDATLDHTATRLAFGGPLKDLQAVSHRTAEMATRTEAARLLVYAAACAYDAGAADVPKRSAMAKLYATETAQYVVDAAVQLHGARALQRGHLLEHLYREVRAPRIYEGASEVQRGIIAKELYARAGRDRP from the coding sequence ATGCCCGTATTCTCACTCGATCCGGCACAGACCGCCTGGTGCGCCGAGCTGCGCACGCTGGCGGCCGAACGGCTCCGCCCCGTCGCCGAGAAGGGCGAACCGGGCCGGGTCAACCGTCCGCTCCTCGCCGCGCTCGGCGAACTCGGCCTGCTGAAGCGGCTCTTCGCCGAGGACGGCGGCGCCCTCGACCTGTGCCTGCTGCGCGAGTCCCTCGCGTACGGCTGCACGGAGGCGGAGACCGCGCTCGCGCTCCAGGGCCTCGGCACGTACCCGATCGTCCAGGCCGGCACCCGCGCGCAGCGCGAGCGCTGGCTCCCCGAGGTGATCGCCGGCCGGGCCGTCGCCGCCTTCGCCCTCAGCGAGCCGGAGGCCGGATCCGACGCGGCGGCGCTCACCCTCGATGCCGCACCGGAACGGGACGGCTGGCGGCTCAGCGGCGAGAAGCGCTGGATCTCCAACGCCCCGGAGGCCGACTTCCTCACCGTCTTCGCCCGGACGGGTGAGGCGCCGGGCTCGCGGGGCGTCACCGCCTTCGTCGTCCCTGCCGACCGCCCCGGGCTCAGCGGCAGCGCACTGGAGATGCTCTCCCCGCACCCGATCGGGGCCCTCTCCTTCGACGGCGTACCCGTCACCCGTGACGACGTGGTCGGCGAAGCGGGCGGCGGCTTCCGGGTCGCCATGAACACCCTCAACCTCTTCCGCCCCAGCGTCGGCGCCTTGGCCGTCGGCATGGCCCAGGCCGCCCTCGACGCGACGCTCGACCACACCGCGACGCGCCTCGCGTTCGGCGGACCGCTCAAGGACCTCCAGGCCGTCTCCCACCGGACCGCCGAGATGGCGACCAGGACCGAGGCCGCGCGACTGCTCGTGTACGCGGCGGCCTGCGCGTACGACGCGGGGGCGGCGGACGTCCCGAAACGCTCGGCGATGGCGAAGCTGTACGCGACCGAGACCGCCCAGTACGTGGTCGACGCGGCGGTGCAGCTCCACGGGGCCCGCGCCCTCCAGCGCGGCCATCTGCTGGAGCACCTCTACCGGGAGGTGCGCGCGCCACGCATCTACGAGGGCGCGAGCGAGGTGCAGCGCGGGATCATCGCCAAGGAGCTGTACGCCCGGGCCGGCCGGGACCGACCGTGA
- a CDS encoding RidA family protein: protein MSLEGMSPEGRGLERINPPGLSPATGFSHAVAATGSRLVFLAGQTALDVNGKVTGEGIVEQFETALANLLAALAAAGGTPHDLARVTVYAIDVADYRARAKELGRVWHRLAGRDYPAMAVIGAVRLWDEQALVELDGFAVLP, encoded by the coding sequence ATGAGCCTGGAAGGTATGAGCCCGGAAGGCAGGGGCCTGGAACGCATCAACCCGCCGGGACTCTCCCCGGCCACCGGCTTCTCGCACGCCGTCGCCGCGACCGGCTCCCGGCTGGTCTTCCTCGCCGGGCAGACCGCGCTCGACGTGAACGGCAAGGTGACGGGAGAGGGGATCGTCGAGCAGTTCGAGACGGCGCTCGCCAATCTCCTCGCCGCCCTCGCGGCGGCCGGCGGCACCCCGCACGACCTGGCGCGCGTCACCGTCTACGCCATCGACGTCGCCGACTATCGCGCCCGCGCCAAGGAACTCGGGCGCGTCTGGCACCGGCTCGCCGGCCGTGACTACCCGGCGATGGCGGTCATCGGGGCCGTACGCCTCTGGGACGAACAGGCGCTCGTGGAGCTGGACGGGTTCGCCGTACTGCCGTAG
- a CDS encoding ATP-binding protein produces the protein MTQGIPETCATTRSLPLQRRHAGSSPDAEVTAVPAVTRWSTPLAGSGALAVLPRHPRAAAQARRLLREVALVDCAAADTAALLLSEMVSNAVRHAQGAFIEIAVARDATAGTITGAVFDGEPDMGGGARSGGDRPVAEMETGRGLDLLDRLAGSWGVVTVGARGKWVWFGLTTA, from the coding sequence ATGACACAAGGCATCCCGGAGACCTGTGCGACGACACGCTCCCTGCCCCTCCAGCGCCGCCACGCCGGAAGCAGCCCTGACGCCGAAGTGACCGCCGTCCCTGCCGTGACCCGTTGGAGTACGCCACTGGCCGGCAGCGGCGCCCTGGCCGTCCTGCCCCGCCACCCCCGCGCGGCCGCTCAGGCCCGCCGGCTGCTGCGCGAGGTCGCCCTCGTCGACTGCGCGGCCGCCGACACCGCGGCGCTGCTCCTCTCCGAGATGGTGTCGAACGCCGTACGCCACGCGCAGGGCGCGTTCATCGAGATCGCCGTCGCCCGCGACGCGACCGCAGGCACCATCACCGGCGCGGTCTTCGACGGGGAGCCGGACATGGGTGGCGGCGCCCGCTCGGGTGGTGACCGGCCCGTGGCCGAGATGGAGACGGGGCGCGGTCTCGACCTCCTCGACAGGCTCGCCGGGTCCTGGGGTGTTGTCACCGTCGGCGCCCGCGGCAAGTGGGTGTGGTTCGGGCTCACGACGGCCTGA
- a CDS encoding trimeric intracellular cation channel family protein — translation MLHVLYLVGISAFAASGVLAAHRARMDPFGGLVLAFACSVSGGTLRDLILDRHPLYWTHDWVLLAVIGTVAVSTMAYLHRWELPHRTLMVVDALGLSVVTVIGARAAVDAHVTPLAVIILAVLTGVTGEVVRDVLCGQFPPLLLREEVYATAAFAGAVCYLLLDHAGVGDGVATATAAGVVFVLRMVAILRRLNMPTSRPRCETAPFDEKCVRT, via the coding sequence ATGCTGCACGTGCTCTACCTCGTGGGTATCTCCGCCTTCGCCGCCAGCGGTGTGCTGGCCGCGCACCGTGCCCGCATGGACCCCTTCGGCGGTCTCGTCCTCGCCTTCGCCTGCTCCGTCTCCGGCGGCACGCTGCGCGATCTGATCCTGGACCGGCACCCGCTGTACTGGACGCACGACTGGGTGCTTCTCGCGGTCATCGGCACCGTCGCCGTGTCGACGATGGCGTATCTGCACAGGTGGGAGCTGCCGCACCGGACACTGATGGTCGTCGACGCGCTCGGCCTCTCGGTCGTGACCGTGATCGGGGCGCGGGCCGCCGTCGACGCCCACGTCACCCCGCTCGCGGTGATCATCCTGGCGGTGCTCACCGGTGTCACGGGCGAGGTCGTGCGCGACGTGCTGTGCGGGCAGTTCCCGCCGCTGCTGCTGCGCGAGGAGGTGTACGCGACCGCCGCCTTCGCCGGTGCCGTGTGCTACCTGCTCCTGGACCACGCGGGCGTCGGCGACGGCGTGGCGACGGCGACGGCCGCCGGTGTCGTCTTCGTCCTGCGGATGGTCGCGATCCTCCGGCGCCTGAACATGCCGACGTCGCGGCCCAGGTGCGAGACGGCGCCGTTCGACGAGAAGTGCGTGAGGACATGA